Genomic DNA from Candidatus Brocadiaceae bacterium:
CCAGATGCCCTTCCACTGCCGGCCATCCCCCGAAGGCTTCAAGCCACTGGTGCACCTGTCGAAGCCGGTCGGCAACGGATCCGGTCTCCGGCTGCCAGACATCCCTCAAGGCCCAGATGGCCAACCTGGTGAGATGGCCGTAGGCGATACAGCGCATGTCACCTCGCGTAGGCCGCACACCTGCCACCTTCAGTTGCCGAGTATCCTCGAAGACAAGCTCAGCCACTCCCTCGGGAGTGTCGCGGATCCACTTGCGGGGGACACGCCCCGCGGACCGGCAAACGAACACGGTGTCGATGATGGATGATCCCGTGCCGCTGATGTGTATCGAGGCCCCCATTTCGGCGGGGCAGGGCATGGAAGCGGAACACACGAGCCTCGAATCCAGCACCGCAACCGCGATCGCGTGGTAGGCGCTCAGGTCATTGTGGTGGTAGGTGAAGACGAAAGGAGAGCCCGGCTTCAGCGCGCGCGCCATCCGCCTGAACACGGAGGAGAGCCCCTCCGCGAAATGGTCCAGCCCCCGCCCCATGCTCTCATTGCCCGTCAGTTCATCCGCGTTTCGCGTAGAGGCCCGCTCGAAGACCGCGCATCGATCGCCCGCCAGACGGCGTAGCCAGACATAACAGAAGTCCATCAGTTCGGCGTACTGCACGTTGCCGAAGTAGGGGGGATCCGTGAACACGGCATCAAGCGACGATTCCTCCAACCGGGCATCGGCCGCATTCTGGCAGAGGAGTTGAACGCTCCGAGGACGGCGCTGGAGGTGGCCGTTCGGGTGATCGCCGATCCACTCGCCGGGAATCTGCACGACCGATTTCCGACGCCCTTGATGCCGTACCTCGAAGGGATCATCGCAGTACGCCTTTGCTTTGCGGAACTTGTCGATGATGTTGGTCCATCCTCCGCTCCCTATGCAAACTGCTTTGCGTCGGTCCCGTATCCCGAGGAGATTGGATTCGCACTGCACCAGCCCCACCGGGAAGCCGTGAACCGAGAAGACGTCCAGCGACTTCAGCGCGGTGGTGTCGTAACGGCAGAGCATGTTCTGATAGCGAAGCAGATCCGAGAGATTCGTGGCGAGGGCGTTTCTCACCCGCTCGTCCGGCACCTCCGAGATGAAGCGGGCCGATAGCTCAAGACCGAGCAGTTGACGGGAGTTGAACATCTGGCGGTAATGTGAATAGCCCCAGCGATGCAGACGGTTCGTCTCATCCCCGGACGGTATCTCATCGTCGGGCACGAACTCTGCCTCGGTTTCTTCCCACCGCTGGTCGGCTTCGCGGATCTTCTCCAGGTCGTCGGCGTCCGGGCTCTTGAAGTATCGACCGTGATGGCGGTCTCGGCATTCGGGGCAGTGGTACTCCAACGCGAAGAGGCGGTGCCGCGGCGGTCCCAGGGAGACATCCGGAAACTGAACGACTGCCCCGCAGCGCGGACAAACACAGCGCCCTCTCTTTGCCGGCCCTCCGGCATGGAGGTCCCTGTGGCAGGATGCGCATTTGCCGGGGCGGTCTCTGTCTTCGACCTCGGTGAGCGCGCCGCACGCACCGCAAAGGAAGACGTTCCGAGGATGGCGTGAATCGCCTGCAACCAGGAAACCCGGGAACAGGGCAACATCCTCCCTGCACTGCGGGCAGGTCTGGATCTTCACCCAGAGACAGTACTTGACGTGCGCGGCGCAGGAGCCACAATGACCGCAGCGTGTCCTGAAGAGGTGGCCAATCTCTCGGTCAAGGTGGCCGCGAAGTGCCGTTGCCGCAACACCATAGGCCGCCAGATCCAGGTGCAGGATCTCTTGCTGGACAATCCAGTACGACATCGGGTTGATGTCATATCCGATCACATCGCACCCGATGCGGTTGGCCTCCAGCAGAGGTGTCCCCCCCCCCATGAACGGGTCAACCACCACAACTCCGTCGCAACTGTGCCCGGAGTAGAAGGACTCTCTGAGTTCCTGACTGCAGAACTCAGAGAGCAGGAGCCCTCGAAACAAGGTGCCCGGCCTGCGAGCGAACCACTTGTGCACGGCGATCACTGGCCGGTAGTTCTGCTGAATCTGCTTCTCACGCAAGGCAAGAGACGCGATGAACGGAACGTCAAATGCGCGTTCGATCATCCGAGCCTCCGCGAAAACGGCACGTGCTCAGGGCCGGTCTCTTGCCCCTCGCGCGGCAACCACCCCACCCGGTGCATCCCACGCATATCATAGGGGGCATACGCTCCCTGTCAAGCGGTCGGCGGCCTGCCCGGCCGGCGGCGGGCGGCGGATGCCGACGACGCGGTGCTGCGCATCGCGCTCGACGACGAGGTCGGCGCGGGGGAGGCCCCCGAGGATCAGGCGGCTGTTGGGCTCGTCGACGCGCGCAAAATGCGCGGCGGCGGCGGCCGGCGAGCGGCCGCCCCGCACGTGTCGCTCGATCATCGCCTCCCGCATCGTCTCAGCCGGAGTCGTCAGGAACAGGCGCAGGTCCAGAAGCGCCTGCACCTCCGCCCAGGCGCCCTCGCCCAGCAACAGGTAGTTGCCCTCGACCAGCACCAGCCGGTCGGCCGTGCCGATCCGGGCGCCGTCCGGCACCGGATCGTGCAGCCGGCGGTCGTAGCGCGGCACCGTGTGCGTCCGCCCGGCCTTCAACCGCCGCAGGCAGCGCACGAACGCCTCCGCGTCGAACGTCTCCGGCGCGCCCTTTCGCGCCCGCAGCGCATGCGCGTCCAGGTCGGCGTTGGAGCGGTGGAAGCCGTCCATGGGGCACAGCGCCGCCCCGCCCCCCTCCGGCCACGCCCTCAAGAGCAGCAGGGACAGCAGGCCGGCGAACACGGACTTGCCCGACGCCCCCGGCCCGGCGATGCCCACCAGGGCACGCGCCCCGCCCGGGCGAAGCGCCCGCACGGCCTGGCAGATCGGCAGGTAGAAGCGCCACAACTCCGCCGGACCGAGGCCCGCATGCTCGCGGTGCCCGGCCACGTCGAGCGCGACGGCCGGACACAGCGCCACGCAGCGGCGGAACGCCTCCGCACGTTCGGCGGCCATGGATGCCGCATCGAGGCCGATCGCCGCCAGGGCCCCGGTGACGGGGTCGGACCGCACGAGCCGTTCCGCATCGGCCGTCGGCCGGCCGGCCGCACGCAGCGAGTCCAGGAACCCGACCAGTTCCGCGTCCGGCGCCTTCCCGTCCACGGCAGGCCCCTCAGGAGAGCGTGAGGAGTTCGGCCTGCCCGGGCCCAAGTTCCTTGACGACCGTCTCGACCAGTTTGAGCGTCTTGTCGTAGTCGTCGGCGTGGATGACGCCGGCGTGGCTGTGGATGTAGCGGGCCGGCACGCCGATCACGACGCTGGGCACGCCGCGCTGGTGGATGTGGATGACGCGGGCGTCGGTGCTGCCCCGCTCGATCAGGCTGACCTGGTGCGGGATGTCGGCCTTCTCGGCCACGTCCATGACGAACTGGGTGAAGCGGCGGTCCGGGATGGCGCCGCCTTCGAGGACGCAGATGTCGGGCCCCTTGCCCAGGGAGACGGCCGGTTCGCCCTTGATGCCGGGCATGTCGGTGGCCAGGCCGACCTCCAGGACGATGCAGAAGTCGGGGTTGACGACGTCGGCGGCCGTCTTGGCGCCGCGCGTGCCGACCTCCTCCTGCACCGTGCCGACGCCGAAGACGGTGTTCGGATGGTCCGTCTTCTGCAGGGACTGGAGCAGCTCAATGATGAGGGCGCACCCGATGCGATCGTCCCAGGCCTTCGCCAGCAGGTGCTTGCCGTCGCCGAGCTTGCGGAACGCCTCCTTCGGCACGATGGGGTCGCCGATGCGCACGTGCAGCTTCTCGCGGGCGTGCTTCTGATCGCAAGCGCCGACGTCGATGAACATCGACTTGCGCTTGATGACCTTGTCGCGTTCCTCCGGCGGCGTCATGTGGGGCGGCGCACACCCGATGACGCCGTCGAGGGGGCCCTTGCGCGTCCAGACGGTCACCATGTGCCCCAGCAGCGTCTGGTCCAGCCAGCCGCCCAGGGGCGCGAACCGCAGGTAGCCGTCCTCGGTGATGTCTTTGACCATGAACCCCACCTCGTCCATGTGGGCGGGGATCATGATGCGCGGGGAGTCCTCCCGGCCGACCTTCTTGCACACCAGGCTGCCCAGGCGATCCATCTCGAACTCGCCCAGCCCGTCCAGCGCCTCGCGCATGAACGCCCGCACGGCGTCTTCCGCGCCGGGCACGCCGTCCAGATCCGTCAGCTTCCGCAGAAGCTCCATCGTCTTCCGATTCATCGAGTTCTCCTTCCCGGTTGGATGCCATCGCAAGCGGCTGCGGCCAGTATAGCCGTCCGTGCCGGCCAGTCAAACGGCCGGCCCCGCCTCGCGCGCGGCCTCGTAGAGCCCGAGGAACCGCGGCACGGCCTCGCGCCATCGGAACCGCGCGGCCCGCGCCAGGCCGGCCGCCCGAAGGCGGCCCCGCAGCGACCCGGACGTCTCCAGCCGCTCCAGGGCGTCGGCCAGCGCCTCCGGATCGCCCGGCGGCACGATCAGCCCGGCCTCGCCCACGCTCTCGCGCAGTCCGCCGGCATGGGTGGCCACCACCGGCGTGCCACAGGCCATCGCCTCCAGCGGCGGCAGCCCGAACCCTTCCACCAGCGAGGGGAAGACCAGCGCCCGCGCGGCGCGGTAGACGCCCGGCAACTCGCCCCGCGGCAGGTAGCCCGCGCGCACGACGTGCGCGCCCAGTTCCAGGCCGTCCTCCAGGCGCCGCACGGCGCCCTCCCCCCATCCGGGCGGGCCCACCATCAGCAGCTTGCGCCGCAGCCGGCCGCGCTCACGCAGCCGGGCGAGAGCCCGCAGCAGCACGGGCAGGCCCTTCTTCGGCTCCGGCCGCCCAACAAACAGGAACGGCGCTTGCCGCAGCCCCCAGCGAGCGCGCACGTCGCCCGGCCCCGGCCCGTCGGGGCCGAACAGGTCGTCCACGCACGGATGCACGACCCGGGCGCGGTCGGCCGCGGCGCCGAACTCCTGCCGCAGCGTCTCGAGCGTCCATTGCGACGTACAGTGGATTGCAGCCGCGCGCCGGATGCTGCGGCCCTGCATCAGGCCGAAGTGGCAGACGTTCCGCCGCGTGCAATACGCCGGGTGGGTGAGCGCGAGCAGGTCGTGGAGCGTCAGCACGATCGGCAGCCGCGCGCCCAGGGGCACGACGTAGGAGGGGCAGTGAAGCACCTCGGCCGCATCGCGGCGCAGACGGCGCGGCAGCGCGGCCTGCTCCCAGGCGATGCGCAGGGGGCGAAGGCGGTTGCGCACCCTCACCGGGACCGCCCGCACGCCCCCGCCGACGGGCAACGCGGGCCCCGCGTCCGCCCCGTGATAGACCAGGTATTCGTGGCCGGCGCCGCAGGCCGCCAGCCCCCCGATCAGCCCCCGCGTCCAGACACCGACGCCCGTGTCCCGGCCCGTCAGCGCCATGGCGTCGATCGCGATCCGCACGCACGGGTCTCCCGGCTGGGTGCCACTTGTCCGCCTTCCCGGGGGCATTGTATGATGAATCGGGGGCTGAATGAACTACCGGGCCGCTCCGGCCACTAATAATGAAGAGTGCGTATCACGGCGCGGGGGATCGGCCGGTCGAATTGGGACAGGTCTATAAGGAGAATGGCATGAACCGAAGGGCGACAGCAGCACTGCTACTTGTGGTCGGGCTTCTCGTGGGGCTACTCCTGAGCGGTGCGCTGAATACGCCGGCCCCGGCCCTGACTGCCGACGAAGCGGGCGCGCAGCGCAGCGGCAGCGCCGCCCTGGCCGCGGCCGAGAACGGGCGGAAGCTCGAGGAACTCAGCGAGTTCGCCAACAACCTGGAGACGCTCTTCCAGACCGTCGCCGACTCCGTCAGCCCCGCCGTCGTGCTGATCGAATCGCAGCGGACCATCACCCGCCGGCCGATGCGCCGCGACCCGCTCCTCGAGGACTTCTTGCGGGGCAGCCCCTTCGGCGGGCTGGACCAGTTCCTCGGCCCGCAGGGCCGGCAGCCGCGCGAGTTCACCCAGCGCGGGCTCGGCTCGGGCTTCCTGCTCGATCAGGAGGGCCACATCCTCACCAACAACCACGTCGTCGGCCAGGCCGACCAACTGCGCGTCCAGCTCTCCGACGGACGCGAGTTCGAGGCCGAGGTCGCCGGCACCGACCCGAAGACGGACCTGGCCGTCATCCGCATCTCCGGCAGCACCGAGAACCTGCCCACCCTGCCTCTGGGCGATTCCGACAACGTGAAGGCGGGCCAGTGGGTCATGGCCGTCGGAAACCCCTTCGGACTCCGCCACACGGTCAGCGTCGGCATCGTCAGCGCCACCGGGCGCCGCATCGGCGCCGCCGACTACGAGAGCATGATCCAGACCGACGCCGCCATCAACTCCGGCAACAGCGGCGGGCCGCTGGTAAACCTGCGCGGCCAGGTGATCGGCATCAACACCGCCATCGTCGGGCAGGCCAACCTGGGCATCGGCTTCGCCATCCCGGCCAACATGGCCAAGGACATCCTGGACGACCTGATCGCCGGCCGCGAGGTCAGGCGCGGGTTCCTCGGCGTCCGCATCGAGGCACTCAGGCCCGACATGGCCGAGGCATTCGGCTACAAGGGCACCGGCGGCGCACTCGTACAGGAGGTCACACCCGGCACGCCCGCCGAGAAGAGCGATCTCCAGGCCGGAGACATCGTCACGTCCCTCAACGGCCGCCCCGTCGCCGATGACAACGATCTGCGCCAGCGCATCGCCGGCACGGCCCCGGGAGAGACCATCGAGCTGGGCGTCTGGCGAGACGGCCGCGAGCGAACCATCAGCGTCACCCTTGACGAGTTGACCGACGAGGCCGGAGCCGCCGCCGTCAGCACCGACTGGCTCGGGCTGAGCGTGCAGACGCTGACCCCGGAGATGGCCCGCCAGATGGACCGCCCCGGCCTGAGCGGCGTGCTGGTCGCCGACGTCGCCGATGACAGCCCCGTGCGGCAGCGCATCCAGCCCGGCGACGTGATCCTCAGCGTGGAACGCACCCGAGTGGAGGACGCCGAACACTACCGCCGGCTCATGTCGGAGGTCCGCCCCGGCCAGAACGCGCTGATCCGCGTCTACAGCCAGCGCAACGGCTACGCCTTCTTCTTCCTCGTGCAGCGGCCGGCCGAACGCTGACGCCGACGCCGAACCTCGCGTGGGGACGTGTCGTCACAACGACGGCGCGTCCCCGCCGTCCGTTCCGCCTCCGTCGTCGCGAGGCAGCTTCCAGCGCATGTAGAGCACCGCCCCCACGATCAGGGCCGCATACAGGACGAAGAACAGCACCGTGCGTACAGGCCCGGCCTCGGCGCCGGCGTCCTGCGGATGCGGCAGATTGGCTGGGTTCATGCGGCCGTCCTTCGTTCCATGGACCGCCTCAGTATAGCCGCCCCGTCGCCCGTCCACAAAGCCAGAGACCCACGCCATGGCGTCGGACGGCAGTGGACCGAGGCCGGCCGGTGGGGACCGGCCGCCCCGCCGGCGGCGGGCAAGCCCCGGCTGGGGTGCCGTTCGTTCCTGCAGGAGACTACGACGAACAACGAGAACACAGCCGAGGGCGGCTGTGCCACACACGGAGCCACGGCCCGGGCCCTCCTCCCGGCCCACGAACCCGCCGTCGGCCGTTGATTTCGGGCTCCAATGGGCTATAATGATGGGGTTGGTGCGCACTTTTCTCCATGTCGTGATCCGAGAACGGCCATGAAACCGGAAATCCACCCCGAATACGTCGAGTGCGAAGTCGTCTGCGGCTGCGGCGAACGCTTCATCACGCGGGCCAACGTGCCGACGATCCGCGTCGAAGTCTGCTCCAAGTGCCACCCGTTCTACACGGGCAAGCAGAAGCTGGTCGACAGCGCAGGGCGCGTCGAGCGGTTCCAGAAGCGCTGGGGCAAGCACATCGAGGAGCGGAAGGCGCGGATCGGCGCCACTGAAGACGCCGGGTAGCTGCGCCGGGGGCTTTCTCGTGCAGACGAGGAAGCCCCCTCTGCATGTACGCCCCGGCCGGCCCCATCGCACGCCTGCGGCGGGCAGGAACCATGGATCTGAACCAGAAGACCCGAGCGCGTCTGACCGAACGCCTGGAGGCGCTCGCGCGCCGGCGCGCCGAACTCGAAAGCCGGCTCGCCGATCCCGACGTGGCCGCCGACAGCACCCGGGTGGCCCGACTGGCCCGGGAACTGGGGGCGCTCGGCCCCCTGGCCGCCCTCCGCGACCGCCTGGCCCACGCGCGCCGGCGGGCCGCCGAGGCCGACGAGACCCTGGCCGAGGCCGGTGACGACGCCGAGATGCAGGAACTGGCCCGCGAGGAACGAGCCGACGCCGAACGCGAGGAGCAGGCGGTGCTCGAAGAGGCCCTGAACGCGCTGGTCGCCGACGAGGACGGCCGCGAACGGAACGTCATCGTCGAGATCCGCTCCGGAACGGGCGGCGAGGAGGCCGGCCTGTTCGCCGCCGAGCTGATGCGCATGTACACCCGCTACGCCGAGAAGCATGGATGGAAGGTCGAACTGATGGACCAGAGCGAACGCGACCTCGGTGGAATCCGCGAGGTCACGCTCGCAATCGCCGGCCGCGGCGTCTGGCGCCGCCTGCGCTTCGAGAGCGGCGGCCATCGCGTGCAGCGCGTGCCCGAGACCGAGTCGCAGGGGCGCATCCACACCAGCCTGGCGACCGTCGCCGTGCTGCCGGAGCCGGAGGAGGTGGAGGTCGAGGTCAGTCCGGACGACATCGAGATGTCCTTCATGCGCTCCAGCGGGCCGGGCGGGCAGAAGGTGAACAAGACGAGTTCCTGCGTGCGCCTGGTGCACACGCCCACCGGGATCACCGTGCGCTGCCAGGACGAGAAGTCGCAGCGCGCCAACCGCAACAAGGCGATGAAGCTCCTGCGGGCCAAGCTCTACGAACTCCAGGCCACGCAGGCCCATGACGAACGCGACGCCATGCGCCGCGCCCAGGTGGGGTCCGGCGACCGCACGGACCGCATCCGCACCTACAACTTCCCGCAGGACCGCATCACCGATCACCGCGCCGGCGTAGACGTCTTCGGAATCGAGACGTTCATGCTGGGCGACTGCGACCGCCTCTTCGACGCCCTGGCGGAATTCGACAGGCAGCAGCGCATCCGCGCCTTCGTCGAGGGCCGGGAGGACGGACCGCCCGCCGCGTCCTGATCAGCCGGCTCCCACCCCGCCGCGCCGCGCCCCGGACCCGCCG
This window encodes:
- a CDS encoding glycosyltransferase family 4 protein; translated protein: MRIAIDAMALTGRDTGVGVWTRGLIGGLAACGAGHEYLVYHGADAGPALPVGGGVRAVPVRVRNRLRPLRIAWEQAALPRRLRRDAAEVLHCPSYVVPLGARLPIVLTLHDLLALTHPAYCTRRNVCHFGLMQGRSIRRAAAIHCTSQWTLETLRQEFGAAADRARVVHPCVDDLFGPDGPGPGDVRARWGLRQAPFLFVGRPEPKKGLPVLLRALARLRERGRLRRKLLMVGPPGWGEGAVRRLEDGLELGAHVVRAGYLPRGELPGVYRAARALVFPSLVEGFGLPPLEAMACGTPVVATHAGGLRESVGEAGLIVPPGDPEALADALERLETSGSLRGRLRAAGLARAARFRWREAVPRFLGLYEAAREAGPAV
- the prfA gene encoding peptide chain release factor 1, with protein sequence MDLNQKTRARLTERLEALARRRAELESRLADPDVAADSTRVARLARELGALGPLAALRDRLAHARRRAAEADETLAEAGDDAEMQELAREERADAEREEQAVLEEALNALVADEDGRERNVIVEIRSGTGGEEAGLFAAELMRMYTRYAEKHGWKVELMDQSERDLGGIREVTLAIAGRGVWRRLRFESGGHRVQRVPETESQGRIHTSLATVAVLPEPEEVEVEVSPDDIEMSFMRSSGPGGQKVNKTSSCVRLVHTPTGITVRCQDEKSQRANRNKAMKLLRAKLYELQATQAHDERDAMRRAQVGSGDRTDRIRTYNFPQDRITDHRAGVDVFGIETFMLGDCDRLFDALAEFDRQQRIRAFVEGREDGPPAAS
- a CDS encoding M42 family metallopeptidase, which produces MNRKTMELLRKLTDLDGVPGAEDAVRAFMREALDGLGEFEMDRLGSLVCKKVGREDSPRIMIPAHMDEVGFMVKDITEDGYLRFAPLGGWLDQTLLGHMVTVWTRKGPLDGVIGCAPPHMTPPEERDKVIKRKSMFIDVGACDQKHAREKLHVRIGDPIVPKEAFRKLGDGKHLLAKAWDDRIGCALIIELLQSLQKTDHPNTVFGVGTVQEEVGTRGAKTAADVVNPDFCIVLEVGLATDMPGIKGEPAVSLGKGPDICVLEGGAIPDRRFTQFVMDVAEKADIPHQVSLIERGSTDARVIHIHQRGVPSVVIGVPARYIHSHAGVIHADDYDKTLKLVETVVKELGPGQAELLTLS
- the rpmE gene encoding 50S ribosomal protein L31, which translates into the protein MKPEIHPEYVECEVVCGCGERFITRANVPTIRVEVCSKCHPFYTGKQKLVDSAGRVERFQKRWGKHIEERKARIGATEDAG
- a CDS encoding DUF1156 domain-containing protein, which produces MIERAFDVPFIASLALREKQIQQNYRPVIAVHKWFARRPGTLFRGLLLSEFCSQELRESFYSGHSCDGVVVVDPFMGGGTPLLEANRIGCDVIGYDINPMSYWIVQQEILHLDLAAYGVAATALRGHLDREIGHLFRTRCGHCGSCAAHVKYCLWVKIQTCPQCREDVALFPGFLVAGDSRHPRNVFLCGACGALTEVEDRDRPGKCASCHRDLHAGGPAKRGRCVCPRCGAVVQFPDVSLGPPRHRLFALEYHCPECRDRHHGRYFKSPDADDLEKIREADQRWEETEAEFVPDDEIPSGDETNRLHRWGYSHYRQMFNSRQLLGLELSARFISEVPDERVRNALATNLSDLLRYQNMLCRYDTTALKSLDVFSVHGFPVGLVQCESNLLGIRDRRKAVCIGSGGWTNIIDKFRKAKAYCDDPFEVRHQGRRKSVVQIPGEWIGDHPNGHLQRRPRSVQLLCQNAADARLEESSLDAVFTDPPYFGNVQYAELMDFCYVWLRRLAGDRCAVFERASTRNADELTGNESMGRGLDHFAEGLSSVFRRMARALKPGSPFVFTYHHNDLSAYHAIAVAVLDSRLVCSASMPCPAEMGASIHISGTGSSIIDTVFVCRSAGRVPRKWIRDTPEGVAELVFEDTRQLKVAGVRPTRGDMRCIAYGHLTRLAIWALRDVWQPETGSVADRLRQVHQWLEAFGGWPAVEGHLGCEIPRVLAREDPAPYGDDDAEIPF
- a CDS encoding Do family serine endopeptidase, which encodes MNRRATAALLLVVGLLVGLLLSGALNTPAPALTADEAGAQRSGSAALAAAENGRKLEELSEFANNLETLFQTVADSVSPAVVLIESQRTITRRPMRRDPLLEDFLRGSPFGGLDQFLGPQGRQPREFTQRGLGSGFLLDQEGHILTNNHVVGQADQLRVQLSDGREFEAEVAGTDPKTDLAVIRISGSTENLPTLPLGDSDNVKAGQWVMAVGNPFGLRHTVSVGIVSATGRRIGAADYESMIQTDAAINSGNSGGPLVNLRGQVIGINTAIVGQANLGIGFAIPANMAKDILDDLIAGREVRRGFLGVRIEALRPDMAEAFGYKGTGGALVQEVTPGTPAEKSDLQAGDIVTSLNGRPVADDNDLRQRIAGTAPGETIELGVWRDGRERTISVTLDELTDEAGAAAVSTDWLGLSVQTLTPEMARQMDRPGLSGVLVADVADDSPVRQRIQPGDVILSVERTRVEDAEHYRRLMSEVRPGQNALIRVYSQRNGYAFFFLVQRPAER